One genomic region from Lates calcarifer isolate ASB-BC8 linkage group LG10, TLL_Latcal_v3, whole genome shotgun sequence encodes:
- the LOC108875364 gene encoding zinc finger protein 469 encodes MAGETQRMHTVKELDADSKLQDEGTALEQQSDKTTKESSEHFSSTGTEARASSRGAKVEKLEKERDCPQQREAVIRPQQAGKIDFRSLQNRSKFATDRNWPSGKGSPQSPSGKGRSREKGKRSGKAERGNPQQLYRLSITNPRSNNPTIGIAYPQQKVSPPKKLETSRGPVSGSYRFHVPSIPEREAELHQEELNYSRCFQEASPNLTSPSYTSQALGSSSGTSSHPHPPLSQQQQPASMENNSTQPGNQLILADFQLSGSNVWQSPERTFNGANYGVSSQKSTALTEANKASAFVPSPFQYGYHFLEESTSDSFSCEQNPQSQDFTDSSLGSVHVTHNSFSFTPGEGQSIAQNNTQFSNEQQSEDGSSYSHSPQSQFIQGVASSIQCPRNLSEDSASSDSSGSSSQQSEQGKTALPESTDTTGQTDSRDATITSGSKRNCHPKDTAANQRTFIQGSMHHARNISQGPGSQMHLSSKTFNSPPVSNIHTGSVSFDKNINNKVLNRLPHSWEGPTKTYSPADQNTMQYSDMNDKFQFQNQPALDQRPNSSKNSRMPWQQIRPNSAMPNQNRIELSRQISNQKLAYIVSPSDWQDETKSHKHSSLKNPSSFQNSRTSDGFSNQRQETVKHSSNTVSTFKVEMSHTQVCESKNKAVYFGLNQSLPVASRNYNYPPLQVPPMGLMMVSPYESPLPSPVHNPTSSSTCSSLSPVSTSPVNISSEDSQMSKSAPPHTFYHQPQTKTQLPSDHLSSHPNQFHSDASRNLPYAPDRAKDDMMSYLQNSTHPKTTMDGNKGYMDSFGVEHHQPPPPYSAHQLLATSLAAANLDQLDVLLTCKQCDQNFNNLASFLGHKQYCAQHTFAPSDLKDISKMEDNRKFHAEQSKAAPPVSNVSMSRCPSDLHLSLLGLNKNGELISDSETKGENKDDPMKLSLFSGPGNIPVPLPELEMEDAKLDSLITEALNGLGYQSDNAEIDSSFIDAFADDDLTTVKATSNKQCLKTKESLVFESKNKHATDDDKSFTQGKYFYDSDVESPETDKQCTESKLEKISLNLEQDEKINIKKEVSHKNSRVASREKMREQDSKVKEARKLCKSEEENTSTQRFLLSSKFSERCGVKSFQDSSALRGSTPSQASTSPTSRTTMKESKRKSTGGGTWSKELIHKIVQQKNKLHKLHVKGTKNLQFSLVMERLTPTVQNPAFGEYDYVSDSDDECEPVKIASQGRLNQSSRCKYTYTKECKWRARSERDQAAWRHESKECFEVKKSEDVSLSPEKQGSHQRLRRRGSRSSTSSELSTSVSVSSDSINSPKSTDRTDSDCEKKTDIKKKESPEQKTYESSSPQKLCKESGTLALTFTKSVRKCNTDKAILSDNKDATEDPKKYHSNPEVADPVSSSQKAKDTMKNLEKSKSSQTKSREKLASHRKETSTTVCSDRNTLQRADNLCPKEEPTQSSSIDNKPLQFDSQSPTINKETDFNIDRNTKGKSREGPQAAQPELSDSTTFEKQSDSVCMVKEAITLGNDLDTHKPASLCTSLMDEVCLSPTESQGPLIQKDTLHLMPYPLDQEQGLMKSPLSFDTSSMFGDLTGFDSGLYSDMPIQKEGFHSIESTADKKEEFVSSFSPFLEQRDWNLIVSPVLPDEISQYKDNSEKSNEKKPDYNHVPLSLPEKIIDYSTNLNSCASEDELEIKRIVNELENQLQTTKLESPPLLAQDVPKQLQMSKFSPLRLGDESESEGTGLGCPVQTIDVPVTRMPSEPFTEPGMPWSSPFQFELMGGHHSPHTPINNEPRTLEHFTEKENDAPAVIATVSSIKCSQPHLDQKSEERSAKKETPIETKEEILEQKQYTENLMKSLEVISDSIFKKEPIISEHKEPNVTSLTSQQHQEIECQAADAVEREDHSEKEAITGKKNILSPPNINERKDDIEFILNESQSSLSNSTDPTVNGNQPISSQPSEPSENNDSEGETKVTSDEDITENSNSIESAHCSSVVTHDPHVVEESCGNSNAEENVNLLFKNNSDGHEHSTRDSHEEAEAVKGIIGQSCSHPSSPAQPDPSLNIGKKMADVVQTAMQEQSTENHDNPGDISSAHAGELKLEHSDSLIEAVETAKQDHVVGLSPSKNCNPAKIYGSSSTTDLSVEIVTTEKPCSPILVETNTESSNHCSPFQDAQSIEGQSSLLILSQSDGIIDSDPCKVTQFNESLKPDARLAFDNIQKQEEILHVQEIKEHLPVNFMASQQNSPCREEVDESHCLFLHTAPPTSPLLSTSLQTPMEKLDDSCQPQSECNNKSVGEGSSQSVKPPLNKDDNQSVREALNSNEQ; translated from the coding sequence ATGGCAGGAGAGACTCAGCGAATGCATACTGTCAAAGAGCTGGATGCTGATTCCAAACTGCAGGATGAGGGGACGGCACTGGAACAGCAGAGTGACAAAACCACAAAGGAGTCTTCAGAGCACTTTTCAAGCACAGGCACTGAGGCCAGAGCCAGCAGCAGAGGGGCCAAAGTTGAAAAACTAGAGAAGGAAAGGGACTGTCCTCAGCAGCGTGAAGCTGTTATACGACCACAGCAGGCAGGGAAGATTGACTTCAGATCACTGCAGAACAGATCGAAATTTGCCACTGACAGGAATTGGCCAAGTGGCAAAGGCAGCCCCCAGTCCCCGAGTGGAAAGGGCCGCAGCCGAGAGAAGGGGAAGCGGTCAGGAAAGGCAGAGCGTGGCAACCCGCAGCAGCTGTACAGACTCAGCATTACAAATCCACGCTCCAACAACCCCACCATTGGCATTGCCTACCCACAGCAGAAGGTTTCACCACCCAAGAAGTTGGAGACCAGTCGTGGCCCAGTTTCGGGCAGCTACAGATTCCACGTTCCCAGTATACCAGAGAGAGAGGCCGAACTACACCAAGAGGAGCTCAACTATAGCCGCTGCTTCCAGGAGGCCTCCCCTAACCTTACCTCCCCAAGCTATACCTCACAGGCACTGGGTTCCTCAAGTGGAACATCATCACACCCACATCCGCccctgtcacagcagcagcagcctgcctCAATGGAGAACAACAGTACACAGCCTGGCAACCAGCTAATCCTGGCTGACTTTCAGCTGAGTGGCTCTAATGTATGGCAGTCTCCTGAAAGGACTTTTAATGGTGCTAACTATGGGGTTTCATCACAAAAATCCACTGCCCTCACAGAAGCCAATAAGGCAAGTGCCTTTGTGCCTAGTCCGTTTCAATATGGATATCATTTTCTGGAAGAATCAACCTCTGACTCTTTTTCCTGTGAACAGAATCCCCAATCTCAAGACTTTACAGACTCCTCCCTAGGTTCTGTTCATGTGACCCACAACTCATTTTCCTTTACACCAGGAGAAGGACAAAGCATTGCTCAAAACAATACTCAGTTCAGTAATGAACAGCAGTCAGAGGATGGAAGCTCTTATTCTCACTCCCCACAGTCACAGTTTATTCAAGGGGTTGCATCCTCCATCCAGTGTCCTAGGAATCTGAGTGAGGACTCAGCCAGCAGTGACAGCTCTGGCTCCAGCTCACAGCAGTCAGAGCAGGGGAAGACTGCCCTGCCTGAGAGCACAGACACtactggacagacagacagtaggGATGCAACTATCACCTCGGGGAGTAAGAGGAATTGTCACCCCAAAGACACAGCTGCCAACCAAAGAACATTCATACAAGGAAGCATGCACCATGCAAGAAATATTTCACAAGGTCCAGGCTCCCAAATGCACCTTTCcagcaaaacatttaacagtCCTCCAGTCAGTAACATTCACACAGGCTCAGTGTCatttgataaaaacatcaataataaGGTTCTAAATAGGTTACCACACTCTTGGGAAGGTCCAACTAAGACATATTCACCAGCTGATCAAAACACAATGCAGTATTCTGACATGAATGATAAGTTTCAATTTCAGAACCAGCCAGCACTTGACCAAAGgccaaattcatctaaaaataGCAGAATGCCCTGGCAGCAGATACGGCCAAACTCTGCTATGCCGAACCAAAACAGAATTGAGTTATCTAGGCAAATAAGCAATCAGAAATTGGCTTACATTGTTTCCCCCTCTGACTGGCAAGATGAGACTAAATCACATAAACACAGCTCACTCAAAAATCCCAGCTCTTTTCAGAACAGCAGAACTAGTGATGGGTTTTCAAACCAACGACAAGAGACTGTAAAACATAGCAGTAATACAGTCTCAACTTTTAAAGTAGAGATGAGCCACACACAAGTATGTGAGTCCAAAAATAAGGCGGTTTACTTCGGACTCAACCAGTCTCTTCCAGTGGCATCAAGGAACTACAACTATCCACCATTACAGGTCCCACCTATGGGACTTATGATGGTATCACCCTATGAATCCCCCTTGCCTTCCCCAGTTCATAACCCTACATCTAGTAGTACATGCTCTTCCCTCTCCCCAGTGTCTACCAGCCCTGTTAACATCAGTTCAGAGGACAGTCAAATGTCAAAGTCAGCACCACCTCACACGTTTTACCACCAGCCCCAAACCAAAACTCAGTTACCTTCAGATCACCTGAGCTCTCACCCCAACCAGTTCCATTCTGATGCTTCACGAAACCTCCCTTATGCACCAGACAGAGCCAAAGATGACATGATGAGCTACCTGCAAAACAGCACACATCCAAAGACAACTATGGATGGAAACAAAGGTTACATGGACAGTTTTGGGGTGGAGCATCACCAGCCTCCACCACCTTATTCTGCACATCAGCTGTTAGCCACCTCATTAGCTGCAGCAAATCTTGACCAGTTAGATGTGCTTCTCACATGCAAGCAGTGTGATCAGAATTTCAATAATCTGGCGTCATTTCTAGGCCATAAGCAATACTGTGCTCAACACACGTTTGCACCAAGTGACCTCAAAGACATATCAAAGATGGAAGACAACAGAAAGTTTCATGCAGAACAATCAAAAGCAGCACCACCTGTGTCAAATGTCTCAATGTCTCGGTGCCCATCTGatcttcatctgtctctgttggGTCTCAATAAAAATGGAGAACTGATATctgacagtgaaacaaaaggagagaatAAGGATGATCCCATGAAACTCAGTTTGTTCTCTGGCCCTGGTAACATCCCTGTTCCTCTACCTGAGTTGGAAATGGAAGATGCCAAATTAGACAGCCTAATCACAGAAGCCTTGAATGGGCTGGGCTATCAGTCAGACAATGCAGAGATAGACAGCAGCTTCATCGATGCATTTGCTGATGATGACCTCACTACTGTCAAAGCGACATCAAACAAACAGTGTCTGAAAACCAAAGAATCCCTGGTCTTtgagagcaaaaacaaacacgcAACAGATGATGACAAGTCTTTCACACAGGGAAAGTATTTTTATGACTCTGATGTTGAGAGCCCCgagacagacaaacagtgcaCAGAAAGCAAACTTGAGAAAATATCTCTGAATTTGGAACAAGATGAgaaaattaacataaaaaaagaagtctCTCATAAAAATTCAAGAGTTGCCTCAAGGGAGAAGATGAGGGAGCAAGACAGCAAAGTGAAAGAGGCAAGAAAACTGTGCAAgagtgaggaggaaaacacCAGTACACAAAGGTTTCTCTTATCCAGCAAGTTTTCTGAGCGTTGTGGTGTTAAAAGCTTTCAGGACAGCTCCGCACTTCGAGGGTCAACGCCCTCACAGGCCTCTACATCTCCAACCTCAAGAACTACAATGAAAGAAAGCAAGAGGAAAAGCACTGGAGGGGGTACGTGGAGCAAGGAACTTATTCACAAAATagttcaacagaaaaataagctCCATAAGCTTCATGTTAAAGGTACCAAAAACCTCCAGTTTTCTTTGGTGATGGAGAGACTGACTCCCACTGTACAGAACCCTGCATTTGGAGAATACGACTATGTCTCAGACTCAGATGATGAATGTGAGCCTGTAAAGATAGCAAGCCAAGGCCGACTAAATCAAAGCAGTCGGTGTAAATACACATACACGAAAGAGTGCAAATGGCGAGCAAGAAGTGAGAGAGACCAGGCAGCATGGAGACATGAGTCAAAGGAGTgttttgaggtgaaaaaaagtGAGGATGTTTCTCTGTCCCCTGAGAAACAAGGTTCTCACCAAAGACTCAGGAGGAGGGGTAGCAGGTCATCCACAAGCAGTGAACTCAGCACATCTGTGAGTGTTTCAAGTGATAGTATCAACAGCCCCAAAAGCACTGACCGCACTGACTCAGACTGTGAGAAGAAGACAGACATCAAAAAGAAAGAGTCTCCAGAGCAGAAAACCTATGAAAGTTCCTCCCCACAGAAGTTATGTAAAGAGTCCGGCACACTAGCACTGACATTCACTAAATCTGTTAGGAAGTGTAATACTGACAAAGCCATTCTCTCTGATAACAAAGACGCTACAGAGGATCCAAAGAAGTACCATTCAAATCCAGAAGTTGCTGATCCAGTGTCATCCtcacaaaaagcaaaagacacaatgaaaaacttggaaaaaagcaaaagctcTCAAACTAAATCAAGAGAGAAGCTGGCATCTCACAGAAAAGAAACCAGCACAACAGtctgttcagacagaaacaccCTACAGAGAGCCGACAATCTGTGCCCCAAAGAAGAACCAACACAAAGTAGCAGTATAGATAACAAGCCACTACAGTTTGATTCACAGTCTCCCACCATCAACAAAGAAACTGATTTCAATattgacagaaacacaaagggCAAAAGCAGAGAGGGGCCCCAAGCTGCACAGCCAGAGCTATCAGACAGTAccacatttgaaaaacagagTGACAGCGTCTGCATGGTGAAAGAGGCTATTACTTTAGGCAATGACCTAGACACACACAAGCCTGCATCTCTTTGCACCTCTTTGATGGATGAAGTGTGCCTATCTCCAACTGAAAGCCAGGGCCCACTGATACAAAAGGATACACTCCACCTCATGCCCTACCCTCTGGATCAGGAACAGGGGCTCATGAAATCCCCACTCTCATTTGACACTTCGTCAATGTTCGGGGACCTCACCGGATTCGACAGCGGCCTTTACTCAGATATGCCAATTCAGAAAGAAGGTTTCCATTCAATAGAGAGCACCGCTGATAAAAAGGAAGAGTTTGTGTCgtccttttctccctttctgGAACAAAGAGACTGGAACCTTATAGTTAGCCCGGTACTACCAGATGAGATATCTCAGTACAAAGACAACTCTGagaaatcaaatgaaaagaaaccagATTACAATCATGTTCCTTTGTCTCTGCCAGAAAAAATAATTGACTACAGTACAAATCTCAACAGCTGTGCATCAGAGGATGAGCTGGAGATAAAGAGAATAGTGAATGAGCTTGAAAACCAGCTGCAGACAACTAAGTTGGAAAGCCCACCGTTACTAGCTCAGGATGTCCCCAAGCAGCTGCAGATGAGCAAATTTTCACCTTTACGGCTGGGTGATGAGTCAGAGAGTGAAGGCACTGGTCTGGGGTGTCCTGTGCAAACAATAGATGTGCCAGTGACCAGAATGCCTTCAGAGCCATTCACCGAACCAGGAATGCCATGGTCCAGTCCATTCCAGTTTGAGCTTATGGGTGGACACCACAGTCCCCACACTCCAATTAACAATGAACCAAGGACACTTGAACATTttactgagaaagaaaatgatgcACCAGCCGTGATTGCCACTGTCTCGAGTATTAAATGCTCACAGCCCCACCTTGACCAAaaatcagaggagaggagtgctAAAAAAGAGACTCCTATAGAAACAAAGGAAGAGATTTTAGAACAGAAGCAATACACAGAAAACCTCATGAAAAGCCTGGAGGTGATTTCAGACTCTATATTCAAAAAAGAGCCCATTATATCAGAACACAAGGAGCCGAATGTCACCTCTCTCACCAGTCAACAACATCAAGAAATTGAATGTCAGGCAGCTGATGCAGTTGAGAGAGAAGATCACAGTGAAAAGGAAGCAATTACCGGGAAGAAGAATATATTATCACCTCCAAATATCAATGAGCGGAAGGATGATATTGAATTCATTCTGAATGAGTCACAGTCATCTCTCTCCAACAGCACTGACCCCACAGTCAATGGAAACCAGCCAATTTCATCGCAGCCAAGTGAGCCCTCAGAAAACAATGATAGCGAGGGTGAGACTAAAGTCACATCAGACGAGGATATAACTGAGAATAGTAATTCGATTGAGTCTGCTCACTGTTCAAGTGTGGTGACACATGACCCACATGTGGTTGAGGAGTCCTGTGGGAACAGTAACGCAGAAGAGAATGTGAATCTGTTGTTTAAAAACAATAGTGATGGCCACGAACATTCGACCAGGGATAGCCATGAGGAAGCAGAGGCAGTGAAGGGAATCATTGGTCAATCTTGCAGCCATCCTTCATCACCAGCTCAACCTGACCCCAGTTTAAACATTGGCAAGAAAATGGCAGATGTGGTGCAAACGGCAATGCAAGAACAATCCACTGAAAACCATGATAATCCTGGAGACATTAGCTCAGCGCATGCTGGTGAACTGAAACTGGAGCATTCAGACAGTTTGATTGAGGCAGttgaaacagcaaaacaagatCATGTGGTTGGACTTTCTCCctctaaaaactgtaaccctgcTAAGATTTATGGTTCAAGTTCAACAACTGATTTGTCAGTGGAGATAGTCACAACGGAAAAGCCTTGCAGTCCGATACTGGTGGAGACCAATACAGAGAGTTCTAATCATTGCTCACCCTTCCAAGATGCCCAGTCCATAGAGGGACAAAGCAGTTTGCTGATTCTTTCACAGTCTGATGGCATCATTGACAGTGATCCCTGCAAAGTTACTCAATTTAACGAGTCTTTGAAACCTGATGCACGTCTTGCCTTTGACAATATTCAGAAACAAGAGGAGATTTTACATGTTCAGGAGATCAAAGAACATCTTCCAGTTAATTTCATGGCAAGTCAGCAAAACTCACCgtgcagagaggaggtggacgAAAGTCATTGCCTTTTTCTACACACTGCCCCACCAACCAGTCCTCTTTTATCAACTTCTCTCCAAACACCGATGGAGAAATTGGACGATTCATGTCAGCCACAAAGCGAATGCAACAATAAGTCTGTTGGTGAAGGCTCAAGCCAAAGTGTGAAACCCCCCTTAAATAAAGATGATAACCAAAGTGTCAGAGAGGCTCTAAATAgcaatgaacaatga